In Fusarium oxysporum f. sp. lycopersici 4287 chromosome 6, whole genome shotgun sequence, a single window of DNA contains:
- a CDS encoding hypothetical protein (At least one base has a quality score < 10) has translation MSPEFSSDSISSFPLKASTFVYSRNNAMFSNLSARLSTLASVGSVMARFKSAMNVARIPSVPSTGCSDRWLLQNDMPVVGVRSTGCRKGDRSAK, from the exons ATGTCCCCAGAATTTTCATCCGATTCTATCAGTTCATTCCCGCTGAAGGCCTCCACATTCGTATACTCTCGGAACAACGCTATGTTCTCGAACCTCTCAGCCAGGCTCTCCACGCTTGCCTCCGTAGGGTCCGTCATGGCAAGATTCAAGTCAGCCATGAACGTGGCCCGAATACCCTCTG TGCCATCGACAGGATGCTCCGACCGATGGCTTCTGCAAAACGATATGCCTGTCGTAGGTGTCCGTAGCACTGGATGCAGAAAAGGAGATAGAAGCGCCAAGTAG
- a CDS encoding hypothetical protein (At least one base has a quality score < 10), which yields MSPEFSSDSISSFPLKASTFVYSRNNAMFSNLSARLSTLASVGSVMARFKSAMNVARIPSGGLFNQFSSYCSINRRVRLLTNCLAAVPSTGCSDRWLLQNDMPVVGVRSTGCRKGDRSAK from the coding sequence ATGTCCCCAGAATTTTCATCCGATTCTATCAGTTCATTCCCGCTGAAGGCCTCCACATTCGTATACTCTCGGAACAACGCTATGTTCTCGAACCTCTCAGCCAGGCTCTCCACGCTTGCCTCCGTAGGGTCCGTCATGGCAAGATTCAAGTCAGCCATGAACGTGGCCCGAATACCCTCTGGTGGGTTGTTTAACCAGTTCTCTTCATACTGCTCCATCAATCGTCGGGTTCGCTTGCTGACAAATTGCCTTGCTGCAGTGCCATCGACAGGATGCTCCGACCGATGGCTTCTGCAAAACGATATGCCTGTCGTAGGTGTCCGTAGCACTGGATGCAGAAAAGGAGATAGAAGCGCCAAGTAG